The Calypte anna isolate BGI_N300 chromosome 2, bCalAnn1_v1.p, whole genome shotgun sequence genome includes a window with the following:
- the SRD5A1 gene encoding 3-oxo-5-alpha-steroid 4-dehydrogenase 1 has product MNGGGGARGRMAGSETEAGSETGAGRMGLGGGGGGGGSGGVVCGFWRRVSGPEERRLLELLSYGLVGLGAASALLLRFIPMPYGRYSSRRFGWLLPARPAWMLQELPSLLVPLGLAACGGATAAAWPNRVLLGCFVLHYAHRSLIFPLLIRQGKPTPFFTFVLALLFCVYNGYLQGRSLSNYAEYPSGWLKNPCFTTGFIGWLVGMAINIHSDHILRNLRKPGETGYKIPRGGMFEYVSGANFFGEILEWFGFALACCTIESLAFAVCTLFILSSRAKQHHQWYLEKFKDYPKNRKIVIPFIY; this is encoded by the exons ATGAATGGAGGCGGTGGGGCGCGCGGGCGGATGGCTGGGTCTGAGACTGAGGCTGGGTCTGAGACAGGCGCAGGCAGGATGGGGCTCggtggtggcggcggcggcggcggcagtGGTGGCGTCGTGTGCGGGTTCTGGCGGCGGGTGTCGGGCCCGGAGGAGCGGCGGCTGCTGGAGCTCCTCTCCTACgggctggtggggctgggtGCCGCCTCCGCCCTGCTGCTGCGCTTCATCCCAATGCCCTACGGCCGCTACTCCTCCCGCCGCTTTGGCTGGCTgctgcccgcccgccccgcatggatgctgcaggagctgccctcTCTTCTCGTCCCGCTGGGGCTGGCTGCCTGTGGCGGGGCCACTGCAGCCGCCTGGCCCAACCGGGTACTGCTGGGCTGCTTCGTCCTGCACTACGCGCACAG GTCACTCATATTTCCTCTTCTGATCCGGCAAGGAAAACCCACACCATTTTTCACTTTCGTGCTAGCACTTCTGTTCTGTGTTTACAATGGATACTTGCAAGGCCGAAGCTTAAGCAACTATGCAGAATACCCTTCAGGCTGGTTAAAAAATCCATGTTTCACTACAG GTTTTATAGGATGGTTGGTTGGCATGGCAATCAATATTCATTCTGATCATATTCTCAGAAATTTGAGAAAACCAGGTGAAACTGGTTACAAGATACCAAGAG GAGGAATGTTTGAGTATGTCAGTGGAGCCAACTTTTTTGGAGAGatcctggaatggtttgggtttgccCTTGCCTGCTGCACCATTGAAAGCCTTGCATTTGCAGTGTGCACGCTTTTCATCTTGAGTTCAAGGGCTAAACAACACCACCA ATGGTACCTTGAGAAATTTAAAGACTACcccaagaacagaaaaattgtGATCCCATTTATTTACTGA